The following is a genomic window from Episyrphus balteatus chromosome 1, idEpiBalt1.1, whole genome shotgun sequence.
TTCTTTGGCGTGTGAAATGGCTTTGTATAGTGCAGAGGGCAATTTTGGAATCTTGCGTCTgttgacaattttaaatgcatcaGAATGAAACGGTGAACCGTAGGAATCATATATTTTGCCAATAAGTCGAGAGGAGAGGAGGTCTCTTCTTTCTTCAATTGTAGGAAATCCGCCTTCGGCAAGAATGTTTTTTATTGGGCTTGTTTTGAAAGCTTTGAGGCTTGATCTGATGGCGGCGTGGTAGGATGCTTGGAAAGTTTTCAGGTTTGATGTAGCGCATTTGCCATAAATTACTAAACCATAGTCTATTTTAGAGATAAAGATTGATTTTGTAACGTTAATTAATGTGTTTATATTAATAAAGCTATTCTTACatgctaaatattttattatgttGAGTCTGGCAGCTAGTTTGGATTTTAATGCTAAACAATGTTCTTTGAATGTAAATTTGTTATCAAATATAATGCCTAGAATACTTAACTTATTTACATTAGGAATTACAATATCGTTTAAATCTATGACAGGACATGAACATGAATGTTTTCTACAAATATGCAGATGCTTGCTTTTGCTAAATGAGATCGAAGCGCCCGATTTTGAGCACCAAACTCTAAGACGTTCTAGAATTTCTTTGAATGTGGTATTTGTTTTAGAATTGTCATTAAATTTAGAAAGCAAGTAAACATCGTCTGCATAAAGGgtatgttttatttgtttggatTGCGAGATAGTTTCGCTAATGTCATCGTAGGCTATGATGAATAGCACCACAGAGAGTGGAGACCCTTGGGGAATACCATTATTCAGGTTGTAGATGTCTGAATAACAATTGTTCACCTTCCCTCTAAATTTTCTATTTGTTAGGAAGGCTTTAatgaaattatatattttttgtcctATCTTCAATCTTATTAGTTTGTTAAGAATGATATGTATACCTATCCTGTCGAATGCCTTCTCGAAGTCAAGGGACAGAATGGATACGTGATTTTTGCAGGATAgagaatttgaaatattttttaataaaaagaagcATACCTAGAACAATACTTCGTCTGTTCCAAAAAAGCAGTTCGAAATAAATGTGTTTAcatgaatgacatttttttttaaatttttatactaTAGTCGAAAATCATACAGCACCAGAAACAAGTTCTAAATAACCGAATGCGGGGAGGGAAGCAAAACCAAAGTTATGAAcggaattaaatgaaaaattaaaatatttgtggGCCATCGAAGTCTCCCGCCCAATGGCAAAAAAGGTTTACATTATTTTGTATCTTACTGCTGGGGTGGAATCCACTAAGGTTGACTATTACCGTTTTGATAATCACTTTTGATTGTCACCTCTCTTTTGTTCTGCGTAaagtactccagtcaaagcgtcatttgaccttgcgcacagaggaaCTGTCatgttttatttcatggatcgataggggtatatttaaaagccttaaacccaatttctcaccacctgatcattctttttaggggagttattcacaaaaatgcattttttgggatattttacttctaaccTAATATTATAGCTGATGATACCCGGGTAACCGGTTACCCGGgcaatacccgggtacccgagtagTTCGGGTAATGCCCGGGTACCCGTTTCGAGTACACTGACAATATTCTTATTAATGCATAATTGCATATACATGTATGATATACATATCTACGTATGTTGGAACTATTGATATACTTGAACCCAGCTTTAGAAAAAACACGGCTATACAAATTTATCGATCTTTTGGAGTTTGGAAGTAGAagttaaattatataaacaaaacGATTAATGAGTAacgtttaggtttttttttgttattacaaATGGAACACCTGCACTTGTTGTGACaatgttttgttgttttgatcAAAGCTCGCCAAATTGTTCGACTCAAGAAAGagaatttaatttacttaagcCTATTACcgttaaaatcaattttatgcGGGAAGTTGAGCCAGGCTACAAAGTTCCTTATCCACAAGCAGTTAAGGCTCGTCTTGGTCTTGCCTATAATGAAGTGCGGGAACTAATTCGGCAGCGTCTGGAAACCGCTGAATCAGTTTCACTTACAACTGATGAGTGGTCTTCGGTTGCGCGACAGGGCTTTCTGTCCAACTACCGTTCAATACATTGACAAAAACTGGAAAACCTGCACACATACTTTGAGCACGGCCTTAATTGAGGAAAGACCCTCGGCTGAAAACATAGCTCTTATTCTGCAGATGGTTCATGACGATTGGGACATTTCAAATAAGGCTAATTTCATCGTGCACGATAATGCTAATGTAATGAAAGCAGCAGTCCGTCTTTTAAAAGAGGGTGATGATGTTAATTGTTCTGCACACACTCTACAACTGTGTGTAAAGGATGCTTTCAAAAATGTCGAAGACTACGAAATTGTTGCCATAAAATGTCGAAGAATAATATCACATTTTCACCAATCAAATGTTGCTACAtcagctttgaacaaaaaacagCTGCAGCTAGGACTGAAAGAAGAACGGTTAGTCCAAAGTTGCACAACTCGATGGGATTCGATTTATTTTATGTGTGATACCTTGCACCGAAATCGCTCCGCAGTTATTGCAGTGCTAAGTGACAAATCATATACCAATTCTTCTACAGCACTGAATCTAGAAATATCGGAGCACGGATGGGGAATAATGGAAGAGCTTACCACGATTTTGAAGCCACTGCACATAGCAACAAAAGTGCTATGTAGCGAAACCAAATCAACGATTTCAGCTGTGCGCTCGGTTGTCAAAACGCTAATTGATAATCACTATTCCCCTAAGCGAACTTTTGTAAAGGAAAAAATTCTGGGAATGTGCTCTGAAACAGCCACAGAAGAAGAACCCGGCGGAAGCAGTCATGACCAGTATTTAGAATTCCTTTTTGCTACGGAAGGGCAAGTTCTGGACAACACCTCTCAGTTTGAGCAGTTTATAGCAGAACCTAAAATTTCAAATCGGTTGGATCCGCTTGCTTGGTGGCGCTCGAGGGAACGGGCTATGCCCGTCATGGCAACTTTGGCAAAAAAATATCTTGCTGTTTCAGCGACTTCGGCAAGTTCTGAAAGACTTTTCTCTACGGCGGCGGGCAATATAGTTACTGCTAACAGATCATGTTTGGCACCAGAAAATGTTTCTTTGTtggttttcttaaacaaaaacgaAGACCTGTTGGATTAGCAGATATGCGTGataagaaatttgtttatttttgaaaatgttttttttttgtgtctatttttgaaaaagtttttttttgtctatttttaaaaatgtttgttttgttttgaaaatgttttttttttgtttatttttaaaaatgtttgttttgttaatttttgaaaatattttttttttttttaattctgattcTTAACTTTTATTAAACATTGTTTCCATTTTTTGGAGTATCttctgaataaaatattttattttgcacaTACTTTATCGGTGTATCtattgttttcttatatttttcagGATTTGTAAAAGGCCTTTGAGagaaataaatacataatatatgtatattagactgtttccaaaaaaaaattatatattttcgtTCATAGTTATATCGATATACCTAActatgaacgaaaaaaaaaataatttttttttgaatcattctaatatgtatgtatgttatgTACCTACAATCTTACATAATGTAGgtacattgaaataaaatggtTTGTATTTGTATATTCGGTTACCCGGTAGCCGGGTAATTTTaactacccgggtacccggttaCCCGGGTAATAAACATtttacccgggtacccgggtagttTACTACCCGGGTAACTGAGTACCCGGGTAGCATAATACCCGGGTGGAATCATCAGCCCTTGCTAATATCTTTGCttcagattgtcgtagacctaaatatataatattaggtcgtagagagctaatttttttttaaattgtagataattttaaggactacaacagtattttattttcttagccaatacttgcaccgtttacaaaataataaggcaagagtttgctaaacaaaaaaacgtctttggacttaatattacttattttttatttgtttcaacaaaaataatgtgcaccaaaacgatagaaaatgttgtaacgaacaattaatagctttattttttgtcgtaggacattctgaagccgagttattcccaaaaaacgatatttttgggtgttttcgcaccggttttgcatgcgttcatttatcaattttttctttaaaatgcaggaaTAGAGCTACAAAAtgggttagaaaaatgtttatcatgatataagttttttccaaataatgacaaaaatgtgttttttaacaacataaatttgactttaaatggctgccattttgtatttactcactaaaatacaatgaaattacatacaacgaacgatagaaaatattataaggaagagaatgtatgtttatttttaggtctacgacaatctggagcaaagatattagcttagaagtaaaatatcccaaaaaatgcatttttgtgaataactccgctaaaaagaatgatcaggtggtgagaaattgggtttaagccttttaaatatacccctatcgatccatgaaataaaaactgacagtgcatCTGCGCGCAAggttaggcccttttttccgacgctttgactggagtaaaggTAAAGTgatcactaatttttttttgagttcttggcagtagggtagaagggggaggatttgccaggatttaggaaaattgacttTACGCAAAGTTCttacgttttttttaatttttttatatctgatattattattgactttattatcttcacttaaatatttttttcatcttgatatattaattatttctatttttaataatttattcaaaaaaacgaaaagtgatgtggcaaagcctccccaggtgggaggctttgccacgggggtggggaggatttgccagttacctaaatatcaaagttaatataaataaaaccaataataacaaacaaaacttttttttagctgaaaataCGAAGAAGGGATTGATTTTTTTAGGATTCTGTCATCCTCTTTTGAGGAAGCTAGCttctggcaaatgtaccccatggggtgcattcgccagagcaaaacctacccaaaaacaaatggcaaatgcaccccacaagctaatctttcaaaaatttacttataacttttttataagttaaacagtaaaaaaatcacttctacacagcatagtacacataattttcaaaagatatttgtatgaaaaagtaatttaacaagaCAAATACTAAAAATTTACGACGCTTATGTACCTTCATATTTTGgttctcaacattaaaaaactaacacaagcGTCTAATTTATTTCGTGTCCAGCCAAAAGCTGTCAATCTTTGTGGGaagttttcaatcataaatgtacaacagaaaatgatttttcggtatttaatattctgttggtttggaaAATAACCTGGGCTGGCAAAGGTACCCCATtggcaaatgctcccccttctaccctactcacatattaaaaatttcatttccatAAACCGATAAACTTTCAGTAGGATTGGTGAAAAGATTCCGGCAAATTTATCATTGAAAACAtgcaaaataatgaaaaacagtgaataataatgcaaaatttgttgttgtatttagcactggaaatatttttaaatgtttgtttatCTCTTCACCAAAGCCCAATCAAATAGATCCCATTGTGTTTCAATCTGTCCagtgatacttttttttcttgcaaaaatatAAGTAGGTATGCCTACTTCAAGGGGccaacccatagaatacgtcacCTGCGTTACGTTGAAGTTTTCAACtaacagctcgataaaatacacactttCTTATGAGAATCGACCCATGCATGACAGACTCGACGGATGCGTTTTATGGGTCGGTTCTCATAAGaatgtgtgtattttatcgggCTGTCAGTTAAATCAGTCGACGTAACGGAGGTGATGGATTCTATGGATTGGACGTTGGacactttataaataaatataattaccgtttataaataataataattaggtATGTATATTGTAAGAAAAAAGGTTTATTTTCGTTAAGG
Proteins encoded in this region:
- the LOC129920921 gene encoding E3 SUMO-protein ligase ZBED1; its protein translation is MSGLRLRDRAFCPTTVQYIDKNWKTCTHTLSTALIEERPSAENIALILQMVHDDWDISNKANFIVHDNANVMKAAVRLLKEGDDVNCSAHTLQLCVKDAFKNVEDYEIVAIKCRRIISHFHQSNVATSALNKKQLQLGLKEERLVQSCTTRWDSIYFMCDTLHRNRSAVIAVLSDKSYTNSSTALNLEISEHGWGIMEELTTILKPLHIATKVLCSETKSTISAVRSVVKTLIDNHYSPKRTFVKEKILGMCSETATEEEPGGSSHDQYLEFLFATEGQVLDNTSQFEQFIAEPKISNRLDPLAWWRSRERAMPVMATLAKKYLAVSATSASSERLFSTAAGNIVTANRSCLAPENVSLLVFLNKNEDLLD